In the Candidatus Bathyarchaeota archaeon genome, one interval contains:
- a CDS encoding ABC transporter ATP-binding protein, producing the protein MALLEVKNIDVYYGEGQALFDVSLDVGKEETIALLGRNGAGKTTALKAIMGINKPKRGNIIFEEQNITSWPPDKISRNGIGWVPEDRKLFGELTVRENLQVAAAGTGDYEGIDRVLDLLPIIKKYSNTKASNLSGGEQKMLTIARSLIGKKNLLMFDEPSEGLAPSIVESIRKILLEIKSMGHGIILVEQNTPLALELSDRVYIIRSGSIVFEGKPSEVIENKRVQGYLAVAKE; encoded by the coding sequence TTGGCTCTACTTGAGGTAAAAAATATAGATGTTTATTATGGGGAAGGACAAGCACTATTCGATGTATCTTTAGATGTAGGTAAGGAAGAAACTATAGCATTACTCGGCAGGAATGGAGCTGGAAAGACTACCGCCCTTAAGGCAATTATGGGGATCAACAAACCAAAAAGAGGAAATATCATATTTGAAGAGCAGAATATAACTAGTTGGCCACCAGATAAAATATCTCGAAACGGGATTGGGTGGGTACCAGAAGATAGGAAATTATTTGGTGAGCTGACAGTTAGGGAAAATCTTCAAGTAGCAGCAGCTGGAACTGGAGACTATGAGGGAATAGATAGAGTATTGGATTTATTACCAATTATTAAAAAATACTCAAACACAAAAGCTTCAAATCTAAGTGGCGGAGAACAAAAGATGTTGACGATCGCCAGAAGCCTTATCGGAAAAAAGAATTTGTTAATGTTCGATGAACCCAGCGAAGGATTAGCACCATCAATAGTTGAGAGTATACGAAAAATACTGCTCGAAATAAAGAGCATGGGTCACGGAATTATTTTAGTTGAGCAGAATACACCATTGGCTCTAGAGTTGAGCGATAGGGTATACATAATTCGAAGTGGAAGTATAGTCTTTGAAGGAAAACCCTCTGAGGTAATCGAGAATAAAAGAGTCCAAGGTTATTTAGCAGTAGCTAAAGAATAG
- a CDS encoding branched-chain amino acid ABC transporter permease has protein sequence MIQLGPELIVSAILNGLSIGMMLVIGALGLAMIFGLMHIANFAHGNFFALGAYMAYTVFLYTNNFYLAIPLSFLSVVAVGLILEPTLLRRLYDRPVVDSLIVMFGVLLITYDIIEMIWGSVGLPFSAPPELSGAISFGIIEYPAYRIFQISASAFVAFFFWLFLKKTEVGLLIRAGVQNREMVQALGVDIKKVFLIGFSLAVGIAGLAGVFAAPLMQVFPLMGNDIIIKIFIVVVVGGIGSFRGTVLAGLILGFASAFAALIWPPLADIIIYLLMGVIIIAKPGGILGEGEVFG, from the coding sequence ATGATTCAATTAGGGCCGGAATTAATAGTATCAGCAATTCTAAATGGTCTATCTATTGGAATGATGCTAGTTATTGGTGCTTTAGGTTTGGCAATGATATTTGGACTAATGCACATTGCAAACTTTGCTCATGGTAACTTTTTTGCTTTAGGCGCATACATGGCCTATACTGTTTTCCTATACACGAATAATTTCTACCTTGCAATACCTTTGAGCTTCCTAAGTGTTGTAGCGGTAGGATTAATACTTGAACCTACATTATTGAGAAGATTATACGATAGGCCAGTAGTAGATTCTCTAATAGTGATGTTTGGAGTCCTTCTTATTACCTACGATATCATAGAGATGATTTGGGGGAGCGTAGGTCTACCATTTAGCGCACCACCTGAACTCTCAGGAGCAATATCGTTTGGCATTATTGAATACCCAGCATATAGAATTTTTCAAATCAGCGCATCAGCATTTGTTGCCTTTTTCTTCTGGCTATTCTTAAAGAAAACAGAGGTGGGATTGCTAATAAGAGCGGGTGTTCAAAACAGAGAGATGGTTCAAGCTTTGGGTGTTGATATAAAAAAAGTATTCCTAATAGGCTTTAGTTTGGCTGTTGGAATAGCCGGTTTGGCTGGGGTATTTGCAGCTCCATTAATGCAAGTATTTCCTCTCATGGGCAACGACATCATAATAAAGATATTCATTGTTGTCGTAGTTGGTGGGATAGGAAGTTTTAGAGGTACCGTTTTAGCTGGATTGATATTAGGATTCGCTTCAGCTTTTGCAGCCTTAATTTGGCCACCTTTAGCTGACATCATTATCTATTTGCTTATGGGAGTGATTATTATTGCAAAACCTGGCGGTATATTAGGTGAGGGAGAAGTATTTGGTTAG
- a CDS encoding HAD hydrolase-like protein: protein MNSKFIIFDLDDTLVNFMEHYNVAFSETFKEIFGINSNLDEIDFAGKTIPNIIRELGELRGIEQKLIEKRLDNALDCIANKFFKSINEIINADKYILPGANELLKELVNLGFVIGLMTGSTSKIASKILQVTALLKYFDILTFGEEAKDRDGLLRKSLEKAEKKFGIKFTKKSVIIIGDSIRDIECGKKISALVIVVATGHHSYDVLKKRNPDYIFNSLGNYKELVEIIVDDQR, encoded by the coding sequence ATGAATAGTAAGTTCATTATTTTTGATTTGGATGATACACTAGTCAATTTTATGGAACACTACAATGTTGCATTCTCCGAGACATTCAAAGAAATCTTTGGAATCAATTCTAATTTGGATGAAATAGATTTCGCGGGTAAAACCATACCGAACATAATTAGGGAGTTAGGTGAACTTAGGGGAATTGAACAAAAATTAATTGAAAAGAGACTTGATAATGCTTTAGATTGTATTGCAAATAAATTCTTCAAAAGCATTAACGAGATTATAAACGCAGATAAATATATACTCCCAGGTGCTAATGAACTCCTAAAAGAACTTGTTAATCTTGGTTTTGTTATAGGGCTGATGACTGGTAGTACAAGTAAAATTGCCAGTAAAATCTTGCAAGTCACTGCTTTGTTAAAATATTTCGATATTCTTACGTTTGGAGAAGAGGCAAAGGATAGGGATGGTCTCCTTAGAAAATCTCTTGAAAAAGCTGAAAAGAAATTTGGAATTAAATTTACAAAAAAATCCGTTATAATAATTGGAGATTCAATAAGGGATATAGAATGTGGGAAAAAAATTTCGGCATTGGTAATTGTTGTAGCTACAGGCCATCATAGTTATGATGTCTTAAAAAAACGAAATCCAGATTATATTTTTAATAGTCTAGGAAATTACAAAGAGTTAGTCGAAATTATAGTAGACGATCAACGATAG
- a CDS encoding branched-chain amino acid ABC transporter permease: protein MSAIAFKGFKPWYGLFIAVILFAIAPSFMPLSIVSDILVFFIVVLGFDLLFGHTGFLSFGHSAFFGLGTYGTAIFLKYAMLGKIPIPPTWYWLALVIGVIVATGAGVLCGYLALRRPGVYGTFITVAFQQAMWWLMLKWYWVTGGENGLVNLPYLIIKLPGLPQISLADPYSAYFFNLLIAIPIICLVYRLIHSPYGLILRAIKDNEERMRFLGYNVHKYKLSSFTLSAFLGGVGGALYVNYYQFTALHTIDWLASGDIVIMTVLGGSGVFWGPLVGSALYIIIKDFLTFYTWWWRIFVGSLVILVMLFFRKGVWGILTLVSRKLVGKQS, encoded by the coding sequence ATGTCTGCTATAGCCTTTAAGGGATTCAAACCTTGGTACGGTTTGTTCATTGCTGTAATATTGTTCGCTATAGCTCCATCATTCATGCCGCTTTCAATAGTATCAGACATATTAGTATTCTTCATTGTTGTATTAGGTTTTGATCTTCTATTTGGACATACAGGATTCCTTTCTTTTGGGCATTCTGCATTTTTTGGATTAGGAACTTATGGTACTGCAATTTTTCTTAAATATGCTATGCTTGGAAAAATTCCAATACCTCCTACTTGGTACTGGTTAGCATTAGTAATTGGTGTAATAGTAGCTACAGGAGCAGGTGTTCTTTGTGGCTATCTTGCTTTAAGAAGACCAGGTGTTTATGGTACCTTTATCACGGTGGCCTTTCAGCAAGCAATGTGGTGGTTAATGTTAAAATGGTATTGGGTTACTGGTGGAGAGAATGGTTTAGTCAATCTTCCTTATTTAATTATCAAATTGCCTGGATTGCCTCAAATATCTTTAGCGGATCCTTATTCTGCTTATTTCTTTAATCTGTTAATTGCAATACCGATAATATGTCTTGTATATAGATTAATTCATTCGCCTTATGGTCTAATCTTAAGAGCGATTAAAGATAATGAAGAGAGAATGAGGTTCCTGGGCTATAATGTTCATAAATATAAACTCTCATCATTTACACTCTCTGCTTTTTTGGGTGGAGTTGGTGGAGCGCTTTATGTAAATTATTACCAATTCACTGCTTTACATACTATTGATTGGTTGGCCTCAGGAGATATAGTCATTATGACTGTACTAGGAGGATCTGGAGTGTTTTGGGGTCCATTAGTTGGTTCAGCTCTTTACATCATTATAAAGGATTTCTTGACTTTCTACACATGGTGGTGGCGTATTTTTGTAGGCTCTTTAGTAATTTTAGTAATGCTATTCTTCAGAAAGGGTGTATGGGGTATTTTGACTTTAGTATCAAGAAAATTGGTTGGTAAGCAATCATGA
- a CDS encoding ABC transporter ATP-binding protein: MFLETTSLSKEFGGLKAVDGVDLKVDKDEFLAIIGPNGAGKTTLFNLVAGKYPPTHGKIVFEDKDVTNLSANERVAMGIAKTFQIPSIFPNLTIFENVRASAQAARINGPKYLLSTISKDYICNEDVDKILQRVGLLKFKDESADSLPHGHKKRLEIGMAVSSEPKLLMLDEVTAGLTAEETKEMCDFIQELSSKYTIIMVEHKIEVVLGLSKRICVMHQGRIIADGTPKEVTADEKVREVYLRGS; the protein is encoded by the coding sequence ATGTTTCTTGAAACCACATCTTTGTCTAAAGAATTCGGAGGACTTAAGGCAGTAGATGGTGTAGATCTAAAAGTAGATAAAGATGAATTTCTAGCAATTATCGGTCCGAACGGAGCAGGAAAGACCACATTATTCAATTTAGTTGCAGGTAAATATCCGCCAACCCATGGGAAAATCGTTTTTGAAGATAAGGATGTAACAAATCTTTCAGCGAATGAAAGGGTTGCAATGGGTATTGCAAAAACCTTTCAAATACCATCTATTTTCCCAAATTTAACAATCTTTGAGAATGTAAGAGCTTCTGCTCAAGCTGCCAGAATTAATGGCCCCAAATATTTACTCTCTACAATTTCTAAAGATTACATTTGCAACGAGGATGTAGATAAAATTCTACAAAGGGTTGGATTATTAAAATTTAAAGATGAATCGGCTGATAGTCTCCCGCATGGACACAAAAAAAGACTGGAAATAGGTATGGCTGTTTCATCTGAACCAAAACTTTTAATGCTTGATGAAGTGACAGCTGGACTAACAGCTGAAGAAACCAAAGAGATGTGCGATTTTATCCAGGAACTATCTTCGAAATATACTATAATTATGGTGGAGCATAAGATAGAGGTCGTATTGGGGCTTTCTAAAAGGATTTGTGTTATGCATCAAGGGAGAATTATCGCAGATGGGACACCAAAGGAAGTTACAGCGGATGAAAAAGTCCGAGAAGTATATCTAAGGGGGAGTTGA
- a CDS encoding ABC transporter substrate-binding protein, which yields MSKGEKVNRRTFVKAAAGAAIAAAALGSGYYFMTRGPTSQPSKPTIRLGIMMGLTGPYSGNCKKMLDGAMLAVNEVNESGGILGGKQIEAFVRDDELNPGVAIRRATELVETAKVKAIIGTLGTHIVNTLNDYMKRQKKIYMAGCIPVVETQLAENRSPYTYFMLPNTAMISNACADFCAENAKKWYVIFPDYSGGHEMNKYMTERLEAAGCEIIGNVAAPLGTTDFSSFLTTAKAAEPEGLVIGGQLGTDLQNILKQVSGFNMKEGMFVFSMNNTFTDTMAIGLDLMAGVHSFLDFYWKLPYESTGKYSEAYVNEYDELPDTYSIGTYEAVHEWAAAIDRAGTTDSEKVKEELDDHHYDRTKGDEYFRACDGQVVQEAYFVRVKELDEVGQGFPDESDVYEIKGKKEGEQIVLSCSDLGY from the coding sequence ATGAGCAAAGGAGAAAAAGTTAATAGAAGGACATTCGTAAAGGCTGCTGCTGGAGCAGCAATTGCTGCTGCAGCATTAGGATCAGGATATTATTTTATGACTAGAGGTCCAACTTCACAACCTTCTAAGCCCACAATAAGACTTGGAATAATGATGGGATTAACTGGACCATATTCGGGCAATTGTAAGAAGATGCTTGATGGGGCAATGTTGGCAGTAAATGAAGTAAACGAATCAGGGGGGATCTTGGGAGGTAAACAAATTGAGGCTTTTGTTAGAGATGACGAACTCAATCCCGGAGTTGCTATAAGAAGAGCAACAGAACTTGTTGAAACTGCTAAAGTTAAGGCAATAATTGGAACTTTGGGCACACATATTGTAAACACTCTAAACGACTATATGAAAAGACAAAAAAAGATCTATATGGCGGGTTGTATCCCTGTCGTTGAAACGCAACTAGCTGAAAATCGTAGCCCTTATACCTACTTCATGCTTCCAAATACTGCCATGATATCAAATGCATGTGCGGATTTCTGTGCTGAGAATGCAAAGAAATGGTACGTGATTTTTCCGGATTACTCAGGAGGACATGAAATGAATAAATACATGACAGAGCGACTCGAAGCAGCAGGTTGCGAAATTATAGGAAATGTTGCAGCACCACTGGGGACAACAGACTTTTCATCTTTCTTAACAACAGCAAAAGCAGCAGAACCAGAAGGATTAGTGATAGGCGGACAATTGGGAACAGACCTCCAGAATATATTAAAACAGGTTTCTGGATTTAATATGAAAGAAGGGATGTTCGTATTCTCTATGAACAACACCTTCACTGATACTATGGCGATAGGATTAGATCTAATGGCTGGAGTTCACTCCTTTCTTGACTTCTACTGGAAACTTCCTTATGAGAGTACAGGTAAATACTCAGAGGCATATGTTAACGAATATGATGAATTACCCGATACTTATTCTATTGGAACATATGAAGCAGTTCATGAATGGGCTGCAGCTATAGACAGAGCTGGTACAACAGATTCTGAAAAAGTAAAAGAGGAACTTGATGATCATCACTATGATAGAACAAAAGGTGATGAGTATTTCAGAGCTTGCGATGGGCAAGTAGTGCAGGAAGCATATTTTGTAAGAGTAAAAGAACTTGATGAAGTAGGACAAGGCTTTCCAGACGAATCTGATGTCTATGAAATCAAAGGCAAAAAAGAAGGAGAGCAAATAGTACTGTCCTGCTCAGACCTAGGATATTAG